In Miscanthus floridulus cultivar M001 chromosome 5, ASM1932011v1, whole genome shotgun sequence, one genomic interval encodes:
- the LOC136454323 gene encoding probable plastid-lipid-associated protein 13, chloroplastic yields MERLSAKESLLLAFKDAGGFEALVSGKTTEMQRIDVNERIVGLERLNPTPRPTTSPFLEGQWDFEWFGDSSPGAFAARRLFERSPTAVAHFTGLDVSIKDGYSKLSSNLKFLNTIQSKFLLTTQLFVEGPIRMKEEYVEGLIEIPRINEESLPEQLKGLLGQTAGALQQLPSPIRDAVSEGLKVPLDKETTDFVM; encoded by the exons ATGGAGCGCCTCTCCGCCAAGGAGTCCCTGCTCCTCGCC TTTAAAGATGCTGGGGGTTTTGAGGCCTTGGTCAGCGGGAAGACTACTGAGATGCAGAGGATCGATGTCAATGAGCGAATTGTTGGACTTGAACGCCTGAATCCGACACCACGCCCCACAAC GTCGCCATTTCTGGAAGGTCAATGGGACTTTGAATGGTTTGGTGATAGCAGTCCTGGAGCATTTGCGGCCCGTCGTTTGTTTGA GAGGTCACCTACAGCTGTTGCACACTTTACGGGACTTGATGTGTCGATCAAGGATGGATACTCCAAGCTCTCATCTAACCTCAAGTTTCTAAATACG ATACAAAGCAAGTTCCTACTGACAACTCAATTGTTTGTTGAGGGCCCCATCAGAATGAAAGAGGAATACGTTGAGGGCCTTATAGAGATTCCCAGAATCAATGAAGAATCATTGCCTGAACAATTAAAGGGCTTGCTTGGCCAAACTGCAGGAGCTCTACAACAACTTCCTAGCCCTATAAGGGATGCTGTTTCAGAGGGGCTTAAAGTGCCACTTG ATAAAGAAACTACTGATTTTGTTATGTGA
- the LOC136454324 gene encoding uncharacterized protein, translated as MLTLAVEECFFGLLSGGADLVWQRLDEVNGDGVFLTSNFTPFKAETPRNDSWNEHQAMTSTADYLAQFDNTSGNSDLELAIALQQQEFERQPQRFQAPPPQQQQQ; from the exons ATGTTAACATTGGCAGTTGAGGAATGCTTCTTTGGCTTACTCTCAGG GGGAGCTGATTTGGTATGGCAAAGGTTGGATGAG GTGAATGGAGATGGGGTTTTTCTTACCAGCAACTTCACACCCTTTAAGGCTGAAACTCCAAGAAATGATTCATGGAATGAACATCAAGCTATGACGAGTACTGCT gattatcttgctcaatttgacAACACTTCTGGAAA CTCTGATCTAGAGCTAGCTATAGCACTTCAACAGCAAGAGTTTGAGCGACAACCACAAAGGTTTcaagctccaccaccacagcaGCAACAACAATAG